In Psychrobacter sp. P11G3, a single genomic region encodes these proteins:
- the fdhD gene encoding formate dehydrogenase accessory sulfurtransferase FdhD: MITIENNAEQSEALIDPAMIDNSTSTKIVTPELPNDDRVSETPLARSHLAQKHHYPSISSGPNHDSHLQIEPQTTSLVVEAVVSIIINGIHYAVLMASPHQLEYLAVGFLFSEGLIQYSHELLDWEVTHLADIASYQQFAQDSNDESLDSVSIEQSLEQFQDYDIYVVELVLSQRCHQRIQAQKRQLAGRTGCGMCGITGLTQALPDLSAYSQSSLQSDHNQSTSNDSAKTTVPSLDYLLALRQQVDAAQHTHQLTGAVHAAATIHNQQLYLFEDVGRHNALDKLIGWQLRQKADVSCVLMTSRLSIELVQKSIRSQIPWLVGMSAPTSTAVRVAKRYGLGLAGFLRDNRVTYYTKQDNI; this comes from the coding sequence GTGATAACCATTGAAAATAATGCTGAGCAAAGTGAGGCTCTTATCGACCCCGCTATGATAGATAATTCAACTAGCACTAAGATAGTTACACCTGAGCTGCCTAACGATGATAGGGTGTCAGAGACACCACTTGCTCGTAGCCACTTAGCACAAAAACATCATTACCCATCAATTAGTAGTGGCCCTAATCATGACTCTCACCTTCAAATCGAGCCTCAGACCACCAGCTTAGTAGTCGAAGCTGTGGTCTCTATCATCATTAATGGGATTCATTATGCTGTGCTGATGGCCAGTCCACATCAGCTAGAGTATTTGGCTGTTGGTTTTTTATTTAGCGAAGGCTTAATTCAATACAGTCACGAGTTACTCGATTGGGAAGTGACTCACCTTGCAGATATCGCTAGCTACCAGCAGTTCGCTCAAGATTCGAATGATGAAAGTCTTGACTCAGTATCAATTGAGCAAAGCTTAGAACAATTTCAAGACTACGATATCTATGTCGTGGAGTTGGTATTGAGCCAACGCTGCCATCAACGTATCCAAGCACAGAAACGTCAGCTAGCAGGGCGTACAGGCTGCGGTATGTGCGGTATTACTGGATTAACACAAGCTTTGCCTGATTTAAGTGCTTACTCTCAAAGCAGTCTACAGTCCGACCATAATCAATCGACAAGCAACGATAGTGCTAAGACGACTGTTCCAAGTCTTGACTACCTATTGGCACTGCGTCAACAAGTGGATGCTGCGCAGCATACACATCAACTGACAGGTGCAGTACACGCCGCAGCAACGATACATAATCAGCAGCTATACTTATTTGAGGATGTAGGCCGCCATAATGCACTCGATAAACTTATCGGTTGGCAATTACGCCAGAAAGCAGACGTTAGCTGTGTGCTTATGACTTCGCGTCTCTCTATTGAGCTGGTTCAAAAGTCCATTCGAAGTCAAATCCCGTGGCTAGTTGGCATGTCAGCACCCACCAGTACAGCGGTGCGCGTGGCTAAGCGTTACGGACTTGGATTGGCTGGATTTTTACGTGATAACCGAGTCACTTACTATACCAAACAAGATAATATATAA
- a CDS encoding FdhF/YdeP family oxidoreductase yields the protein MRKIPIYSHPAAGWPALISSTQKLMDYKTFLRGGISVFKSNQPQGGFDCPGCAWPDHKSHKAIDVCENGIKVIASETMTHKADAEFFARHTVTELQGWTGYELEHSGRLSEPMYYDAAQDRYVPIPWEAAYSLIAEQLGQLDSPDEALFYTSGRVTNEPAFLFQLFVRCFGTNNLPDCSNMCHEPTSVMLSRQLGIGKATVMLEDFEQAKLILMFGQNPATNHPRMLEMLAHAHEQGCRIISINPMREQGLSKFRNPQKPTHMAAGQSADMVDDVIQIQIGGDAALLTGIAKWLIENDKINHEFITTHTSGFEPIKQWLTEQSWSDITLGCGISQTDIINLAELVADSPATICTWGMGITQHVQGDDNVAMITNLLLLMGMIGIDGAGASPVRGHSNVQGDRTMGIHERPSKSLLDSLERVFEHPMPQEHGYDVVTGAKALIAGKLKVFMGMGGNYAVAAPDTSAIEQALTNTQLNIFVGTKLNETMLYPGANNLILPCLGRTERIVTTKGEQFATIEDSMCQIVPTQGKLKPVSDTLKSEAQIVADIATHVLGADSSIPWLAMSEDFDIIRDYIAQAINGFEDFNQRIRTSERGFHLYHAARHRVWNTESGKAQFEVPQYPITFVAAQMAAANDIDDHADTAQKIWQLTSVRSHDQFNTMIFGFKDRYRQTDRRDVLFMHPDEISRLGWQKGDRVMVTRQRAKDSLEQPRVLGPLVLSEMDIASNAVAAYYPECNDLFDLETHAPDSHIPAYKSTTVVLERVEASTPLATPA from the coding sequence ATGCGCAAAATTCCTATTTATTCCCACCCTGCTGCTGGTTGGCCTGCGCTGATCTCATCTACCCAAAAGCTAATGGACTATAAGACGTTTTTGCGCGGCGGTATAAGTGTATTTAAAAGCAATCAGCCACAAGGCGGATTTGACTGCCCAGGCTGTGCTTGGCCTGACCATAAGTCACACAAAGCCATCGATGTTTGCGAGAACGGTATTAAAGTCATTGCCAGTGAAACCATGACCCATAAAGCAGATGCCGAGTTTTTTGCAAGGCATACTGTTACTGAACTACAGGGCTGGACTGGTTACGAGCTTGAGCACAGTGGTCGTTTATCAGAGCCGATGTATTACGATGCGGCGCAAGATCGCTATGTGCCTATCCCTTGGGAAGCTGCTTATAGCCTGATCGCTGAGCAGTTAGGACAGCTAGATTCACCTGATGAGGCATTATTTTATACGTCAGGCCGTGTGACTAATGAGCCTGCCTTCTTATTTCAGTTATTTGTACGCTGCTTTGGTACCAATAATTTGCCTGATTGCTCAAATATGTGTCACGAGCCAACCTCAGTAATGCTAAGCAGACAGCTAGGTATTGGTAAAGCGACCGTGATGCTAGAAGATTTCGAGCAGGCCAAGCTGATATTGATGTTTGGGCAAAACCCAGCGACTAACCATCCACGTATGCTAGAGATGCTCGCCCATGCGCATGAGCAAGGCTGTCGAATCATCTCAATCAACCCGATGCGTGAGCAAGGCCTGAGTAAATTTAGGAATCCGCAAAAACCAACACACATGGCAGCTGGTCAAAGCGCTGACATGGTCGATGACGTTATTCAAATTCAAATCGGCGGTGATGCAGCGTTATTGACGGGCATTGCCAAATGGTTGATCGAAAACGATAAAATCAATCATGAGTTTATTACCACTCATACTTCAGGATTTGAACCTATAAAACAGTGGCTAACAGAGCAATCATGGTCAGATATCACACTTGGCTGCGGTATTTCTCAGACAGATATTATCAATCTCGCTGAGTTAGTAGCTGATAGTCCAGCAACGATTTGCACTTGGGGCATGGGCATTACTCAGCATGTGCAAGGTGATGACAATGTCGCGATGATTACCAATTTGCTCCTGCTGATGGGTATGATTGGTATCGACGGCGCCGGTGCATCCCCAGTACGTGGACACTCCAACGTACAGGGCGATCGCACCATGGGTATCCATGAGCGTCCTAGCAAAAGCTTACTAGACAGTTTAGAGCGTGTGTTTGAGCATCCTATGCCGCAAGAGCATGGCTACGATGTCGTTACAGGTGCCAAGGCTCTTATCGCAGGTAAATTAAAAGTCTTTATGGGTATGGGCGGTAACTACGCCGTAGCTGCCCCTGATACCAGTGCTATTGAGCAAGCCTTAACCAATACTCAGCTTAATATATTTGTCGGTACCAAGCTTAATGAGACTATGCTATACCCCGGTGCAAACAATTTGATCCTGCCCTGCCTAGGTCGTACCGAACGTATTGTCACCACAAAGGGTGAGCAGTTTGCCACTATCGAAGACTCTATGTGTCAGATCGTACCAACTCAGGGCAAGCTCAAACCTGTTAGTGATACTCTAAAATCTGAAGCTCAAATCGTAGCGGATATTGCGACTCATGTACTCGGCGCCGACTCGTCTATTCCTTGGCTTGCGATGAGTGAAGATTTCGATATTATTCGAGACTATATCGCTCAAGCGATTAATGGATTTGAAGACTTTAATCAGCGTATTCGCACCTCTGAGCGTGGCTTTCATTTGTATCATGCAGCGCGTCATCGTGTATGGAATACCGAAAGCGGCAAAGCCCAGTTTGAAGTGCCACAATATCCGATTACTTTTGTCGCTGCACAAATGGCAGCTGCAAATGATATCGATGACCATGCAGATACAGCACAAAAGATTTGGCAATTGACCAGTGTCCGCAGCCATGACCAATTCAACACTATGATTTTTGGGTTTAAAGATCGCTATCGTCAAACGGATCGTCGTGACGTGCTGTTCATGCATCCCGATGAGATAAGCCGTTTAGGTTGGCAAAAAGGTGACCGTGTTATGGTCACTCGCCAGCGTGCTAAAGATAGCCTAGAGCAACCACGCGTATTAGGCCCATTGGTATTGAGCGAGATGGATATTGCCTCTAACGCTGTTGCCGCTTACTATCCTGAATGCAATGACCTCTTTGATTTAGAGACACATGCGCCAGACTCTCATATCCCAGCGTACAAATCGACCACCGTCGTTTTAGAGCGCGTAGAGGCAAGCACGCCGCTAGCTACGCCTGCGTAA
- a CDS encoding ABC transporter ATP-binding protein, producing MMQATDLRLTFNPGTPIENPALRGISLNIADGEFVTVIGTNGAGKSTFLNAVSGTTRVDSGSILLNGIDVTKKSAHQRAHWVARVFQDPMAGTCEALTIEENMALAYKRGGNRGLKFALNQNNRDLFREKLSVLKLGLENRLTDRMGLLSGGQRQAVSLLMASLQPSKILLLDEHTAALDPKTAAFVLELTDKIVTDNKLTTMMVTHSMQQALAHGTRTVMLHQGQVVLDVAGDIRKGMTVHDLLDMFEQTRGEKVEDDSLILS from the coding sequence ATGATGCAAGCCACCGATTTACGGTTGACCTTTAACCCAGGCACGCCTATCGAAAACCCTGCCCTACGTGGTATCAGTTTAAATATCGCTGATGGTGAATTTGTCACTGTCATCGGTACCAATGGCGCAGGTAAATCTACTTTTTTGAACGCAGTAAGCGGTACGACGCGCGTTGATAGTGGCTCAATCTTGCTAAATGGCATTGATGTGACCAAAAAATCTGCCCATCAACGCGCGCATTGGGTTGCTCGTGTCTTTCAGGATCCGATGGCCGGCACTTGTGAAGCGCTAACGATTGAAGAAAATATGGCTTTGGCCTACAAACGCGGCGGTAATCGCGGTCTAAAATTTGCATTGAACCAGAACAACCGTGATTTGTTCCGAGAAAAACTATCCGTTTTAAAATTAGGTCTAGAAAATCGTCTAACCGACCGTATGGGTCTACTCTCTGGTGGTCAACGTCAAGCGGTAAGTCTGCTAATGGCATCATTGCAGCCCTCTAAAATCTTGTTGCTTGATGAGCATACTGCAGCTCTCGATCCTAAGACTGCGGCATTTGTCTTAGAATTAACTGATAAGATTGTCACGGACAATAAGCTGACTACGATGATGGTTACCCACTCTATGCAACAAGCATTGGCACATGGTACACGCACCGTTATGCTGCACCAAGGTCAAGTCGTGTTGGATGTGGCTGGTGACATTCGCAAAGGCATGACTGTACATGACCTGCTCGATATGTTCGAGCAGACACGTGGTGAAAAAGTTGAAGACGATAGTCTGATTTTAAGCTAA
- a CDS encoding ABC transporter permease, protein MSLIAFFGALESGLIYGLVALGVLISFRTLDFPDLTADGSFPLGGAVAGISIIAGINPWLACAFGMLAGSVAGIVTAWLHVKLGILQLLASILVMVALYSVNLRIMGAPNLPLLGETTVFSTLVTDGNGYWMRCLIIGVVIAAAMLFLNWFYSTETGLSMRATGSNLRMAQAQGINTSWMTIIGMAISNGLIALAGALFVQTQGGADISIGIGTIVIGLAAVIIGETIIPAKRIWLITFAVVVGAVLYKLFIQVALSSDTLRSIGFGPQDLNLITALLVVLALVLPKAKTKFLSRKVRA, encoded by the coding sequence ATGTCTTTAATTGCTTTTTTTGGTGCGCTTGAAAGTGGTCTGATTTATGGCCTAGTAGCACTCGGTGTGCTTATCTCATTTCGTACGCTCGACTTCCCTGATTTGACCGCTGACGGTAGTTTTCCGTTAGGTGGCGCAGTCGCTGGTATTTCTATCATCGCTGGTATCAACCCATGGTTGGCCTGTGCTTTTGGGATGTTAGCAGGTTCAGTCGCTGGTATCGTCACTGCGTGGTTGCATGTCAAACTTGGCATCTTGCAGCTGCTTGCCAGTATTTTGGTCATGGTTGCCTTATATTCTGTCAACCTACGCATCATGGGCGCGCCAAACCTACCTCTTCTTGGTGAAACCACAGTGTTTAGCACCTTAGTGACCGATGGTAATGGTTATTGGATGCGCTGCCTGATTATTGGTGTCGTTATCGCAGCTGCCATGTTATTTTTGAACTGGTTCTATAGCACTGAGACAGGTCTGTCGATGCGTGCTACTGGCTCAAACCTAAGAATGGCACAGGCCCAAGGTATCAATACCTCATGGATGACCATCATCGGTATGGCGATTTCTAACGGTTTGATTGCTCTAGCAGGTGCGCTGTTTGTCCAGACTCAGGGTGGCGCGGACATCTCCATTGGTATCGGTACGATCGTCATTGGTCTAGCAGCAGTCATCATCGGTGAGACAATCATTCCTGCCAAACGTATTTGGCTGATTACCTTTGCCGTTGTTGTCGGCGCGGTATTGTACAAACTGTTTATTCAGGTTGCACTATCAAGCGATACACTACGTAGCATCGGCTTTGGTCCACAGGATTTGAACTTGATTACCGCATTGCTCGTGGTATTAGCCTTGGTATTGCCAAAAGCGAAAACCAAGTTTTTATCACGCAAAGTTCGCGCCTAA
- a CDS encoding ABC transporter substrate-binding protein, which yields MLSQNRFGRFNFGKALLLGGVCTAILTGCNQSAQDDGSTDAAATGDSATAMKTVAITAIVEHPALDDVRKGVIDELNEAGFKDGENLTVNFQSAQGNTATAGQIAKQFVADAPDVIVAIATPSAQSVAASTSSIPLVFSAVTDPVAAKLVPKLDGSGTNVTGASDALPYEPQIDLMRQIIPSLKNVGYVYSPGEVNSTIILKNLKEKLTPLGINVLEAPAQRSNDIAMAARSLEGKVDMIYTSTDNNVVSAYESLYQIAKQSKIPLIASDTSSVERGAVAALGVNYYELGRETGKIVVRILNGEKAGAIPVYTPQALDLYVSPKHAKEEGITLPQAVIDKAKEVVE from the coding sequence ATGTTGTCTCAAAATCGTTTTGGTCGTTTTAATTTCGGTAAGGCTCTATTATTAGGCGGTGTATGTACTGCTATCTTGACTGGTTGTAACCAATCAGCGCAAGATGATGGCTCCACGGATGCTGCCGCTACCGGTGATTCAGCGACAGCTATGAAGACCGTTGCGATTACCGCTATCGTCGAACATCCAGCGCTTGATGATGTACGTAAAGGTGTCATTGACGAGTTAAACGAAGCGGGATTTAAAGACGGTGAAAACTTAACCGTTAACTTCCAAAGCGCGCAAGGAAACACTGCTACTGCTGGTCAGATTGCCAAGCAATTTGTCGCTGATGCACCAGATGTTATCGTCGCTATCGCAACACCGTCTGCGCAGTCTGTTGCCGCTTCTACTAGCAGCATTCCATTGGTATTCTCAGCAGTTACTGACCCAGTAGCAGCAAAACTGGTACCTAAGCTAGATGGCTCTGGCACCAACGTTACAGGCGCATCAGACGCCCTACCATATGAGCCACAGATTGATTTGATGCGTCAAATCATTCCATCATTAAAGAACGTCGGTTATGTCTATAGCCCAGGTGAAGTCAACTCAACGATTATCTTAAAAAATCTAAAAGAGAAGCTAACACCACTAGGTATCAATGTACTAGAAGCGCCTGCACAGCGTAGTAACGACATCGCGATGGCAGCGCGTAGTCTCGAAGGTAAGGTCGATATGATCTACACGTCAACTGACAACAACGTGGTATCAGCGTACGAGTCACTTTATCAAATCGCCAAACAAAGTAAGATTCCTCTAATTGCCTCAGACACTAGCTCAGTTGAGCGCGGTGCTGTTGCTGCTCTAGGCGTGAACTACTATGAGCTTGGCCGTGAAACTGGTAAAATTGTCGTACGTATCTTAAACGGTGAAAAAGCAGGCGCTATCCCTGTTTACACTCCACAAGCCCTTGATCTATACGTCAGTCCAAAACATGCTAAAGAAGAAGGCATCACGCTGCCACAAGCGGTTATCGATAAAGCTAAAGAAGTGGTAGAATAA
- a CDS encoding ABC transporter substrate-binding protein: MTIASTLRLSLYGVALSAISTLGLIGCSNSSTETAATAENSTATDKPAKSIAITQIVEHPSLDDMRRGIIDELADNGYVEGQNLTVNFQSAQGNTATAGQIAKQFAGDNPDAIVAISTPSAQSVVAATTTIPIIYTAVSDPLGAKLITADGKPFQSNLTGLSSQLPLEPQLDLLQQIKPDLKTIGYVYSPGEANSVSLRENLKQALPARGLSLLDIPANRPTDIGMATRSLQGRADIIYTSFDNNVASAFEAMTQAANELKLPIIASDEFSVKRGATAALGVNDYDFGRTTGKMVYRVLNGEAVNTIKPEVMNDLTLYVSPKHAKTQGVSLSAELLKNAINVDIDAETK; this comes from the coding sequence ATGACTATCGCTTCTACTCTACGCTTAAGCTTATATGGCGTTGCTCTTAGTGCCATTAGCACACTTGGACTAATCGGCTGCTCAAACTCCTCTACCGAGACCGCAGCGACTGCTGAAAATAGCACGGCTACAGACAAACCTGCCAAATCAATTGCCATTACTCAAATCGTTGAGCATCCATCATTAGATGATATGCGCCGCGGTATTATTGATGAGTTGGCTGATAACGGTTATGTCGAAGGTCAAAACCTAACTGTTAACTTTCAAAGTGCGCAAGGAAACACAGCGACCGCAGGACAGATTGCCAAGCAATTTGCAGGAGACAATCCTGATGCGATCGTAGCAATCTCAACACCTTCTGCGCAGTCAGTGGTAGCCGCGACCACCACTATCCCTATTATCTACACTGCTGTGTCAGATCCGCTAGGTGCCAAACTCATCACAGCAGATGGCAAGCCTTTTCAAAGCAATTTGACTGGACTATCAAGCCAACTACCGCTAGAGCCGCAGTTGGATTTGTTACAGCAGATAAAACCTGACTTAAAGACCATCGGTTATGTCTATAGCCCAGGTGAGGCAAACTCAGTATCATTGCGTGAGAACCTAAAACAAGCTTTGCCAGCAAGAGGTCTGTCCCTATTAGACATTCCTGCCAACCGTCCAACGGATATCGGTATGGCGACGCGCAGTTTGCAAGGACGTGCAGATATCATCTATACCTCATTTGACAACAATGTTGCCTCTGCCTTTGAGGCCATGACCCAAGCAGCAAATGAGCTAAAGTTACCGATTATCGCGTCTGATGAATTCAGTGTAAAACGCGGTGCGACTGCTGCGCTTGGTGTTAATGACTATGATTTTGGTCGTACCACTGGCAAGATGGTATATCGCGTATTAAACGGCGAAGCGGTCAATACTATCAAACCTGAAGTCATGAATGATCTGACTTTATATGTCAGTCCTAAGCACGCCAAAACACAAGGTGTCAGCTTGTCAGCAGAGTTACTAAAAAACGCCATCAATGTTGATATTGATGCCGAAACCAAATAA